One genomic window of Kaistia geumhonensis includes the following:
- a CDS encoding N-acyl homoserine lactonase family protein — protein sequence MTDGQALWDVHVLEFARSKDQLVAGLILGAHDAGVVDLPFSFVLARRGDRVVLIDTGFMREGSGAAFSEKFGIPDWISPLTMLKALGVEAGDVTDIVLSHAHFDHMGSIGKFPNAMIHVQKHEILSWVELLALPPRFGALTAIINPDDMRRAFDASIEHRLDLVDGDRDNLLPGLHVRTGPGHTIGQQFIILETARGRLVVAGDCIYTTANICGHNHDGVYVPLANAVGSTWDQLKTIDRINTEIGGDLDRLIILHDTKRWAGLPIVEEIDGFRIVKAA from the coding sequence ATGACAGATGGACAGGCTCTCTGGGACGTTCATGTCCTCGAATTCGCGCGCTCGAAGGACCAACTTGTCGCCGGGCTGATCCTCGGGGCGCACGACGCTGGCGTCGTCGATCTGCCCTTCTCCTTTGTGCTGGCGCGACGTGGCGACCGGGTTGTCCTGATCGATACCGGCTTCATGCGTGAAGGCAGCGGCGCCGCGTTCAGCGAGAAGTTCGGCATCCCCGACTGGATCTCGCCGCTGACGATGCTCAAGGCGCTAGGCGTGGAGGCGGGGGACGTCACCGACATCGTCCTCAGCCACGCGCATTTCGACCATATGGGCTCGATCGGAAAGTTCCCGAATGCGATGATCCATGTGCAGAAGCATGAGATCCTGAGCTGGGTCGAACTGCTTGCGCTGCCGCCGCGGTTCGGGGCCCTCACGGCGATCATCAATCCGGACGATATGCGCCGGGCCTTCGACGCCTCGATCGAACACCGTCTCGACCTCGTGGATGGTGACCGCGACAATCTTCTTCCCGGTCTGCATGTGCGCACCGGTCCAGGCCACACGATCGGCCAGCAATTCATTATCCTCGAGACCGCGAGGGGCCGTCTGGTGGTGGCCGGCGACTGCATCTACACGACCGCCAATATCTGCGGCCACAACCACGACGGCGTCTATGTGCCGCTCGCCAACGCCGTCGGAAGCACCTGGGACCAGCTCAAGACGATCGACAGGATCAATACCGAGATCGGTGGCGATCTCGACCGACTCATCATCCTGCACGATACGAAGCGATGGGCAGGGCTGCCGATCGTCGAGGAGATCGACGGCTTCCGGATCGTGAAGGCTGCTTGA